A genomic segment from Amphiura filiformis chromosome 10, Afil_fr2py, whole genome shotgun sequence encodes:
- the LOC140162288 gene encoding adhesion G-protein coupled receptor D1-like has product MWMFVEGIHLYLKVNPSITRKMKLKICAPIAWGLPAIIVSVTLGMGITEYAIDDSNCWLPIEHGIVYAFIAPALAITVVNMIFLVIIIYKYLSLKTNKDKSDLARIKASVRAIVILIPLLGGTWIFGVLQFDQTSSIVFSYLFTICNGLQGVFIFFGQCLLDKDVLMFLRQRSSRVKVGDSFLSAATMTTHEGHK; this is encoded by the exons ATGTGGATGTTCGTAGAAGGAATACATCTGTATCTTAAAGTTAACCCGAGTATCACGCGGAAGATGAAACTGAAGATCTGTGCACCCATCGCTTGGG GACTGCCGGCGATCATTGTTTCCGTGACACTAGGAATGGGGATCACGGAATATGCCATCGACGATTCAAA CTGCTGGTTACCAATTGAACATGGCATCGTATATGCATTTATCGCACCGGCGCTGGCTATAACAGTT GTTAATATGATCTTCTTGGTAATAATTATCTACAAATATTTATCTCTAAAGACCAATAAGGATAAATCAGATTTGGCAAGGATTAA AGCCAGTGTTCGGGCAATTGTAATTCTGATACCTCTTCTCGGCGGCACGTGGATATTTGGTGTTCTGCAATTTGATCAGACGTCCAGTATTGTTTTCTCTTATTTGTTTACGATCTGCAATGGACTACAG GGTGTCTTCATTTTCTTTGGACAATGCTTACTGGATAAGGAT GTACTGATGTTCTTAAGACAAAGGTCATCTCGTGTGAAAGTTGGCGATTCATTTTTATCTGCTGCTACCATGACCACACACGAAGGACATAAATAA
- the LOC140161892 gene encoding uncharacterized protein encodes MAVKAFIAEKHAEWSTFMKEGNTTDLATSHFAEDCKIMPPGFQTMNGRDALQKYAEYIIASGCTGGSVTTDEIDPVAESAPVGTIFWERGHYVYYKACDAIMETGKYVALWRKLPGGKLEIYADIWNSTNSCSIIDPMAQVASKKVRGSIKMTD; translated from the exons ATGGCAGTAAAAG CGTTCATAGCCGAAAAACACGCAGAATGGTCCACGTTTATGAAAGAAGGTAACACTACTGACTTAGCCACCAGCCATTTCGCGGAAGATTGCAAAATCATGCCGCCAGGATTCCAAACAATGAACGGAAGAGATG CTTTGCAGAAGTACGCTGAGTATATCATCGCAAGTGGCTGTACAGGTGGAAGTGTTACTACAGATGAGATTGACCCCGTAGCTGAGTCTGCACCAGTAGGAACCATATTCTGGGAAAGAGGACACTACGTTTATTACAAGGCTTGTGATGCAATTATGGAAACGGGGaa GTACGTGGCCTTATGGAGAAAACTGCCTGGTGGAAAGCTGGAGATATACGCCGACATCTGGAATAGTACTAACTCATGCTCAATCATAGATCCTATGGCTCAAGTAGCTAGTAAAAAAGTCAGGGGATCTATTAaaatgactgactga